In a single window of the Gossypium hirsutum isolate 1008001.06 chromosome D02, Gossypium_hirsutum_v2.1, whole genome shotgun sequence genome:
- the LOC107909510 gene encoding uncharacterized protein At4g14100 yields the protein MAFADLNLLKPLSKIILFLFLCLVLIFTSSLGFCKPTLDKDPTPTPWPLQFHSILVMNYSGILQVIDLWYDWPNGRNFNIIQHQLGNVLYDLEWNNGTSFFYTLDSSKTCSSAHVEVGILRPNWLEGATYLGQQHVDGFLCNVWEKVEFIWYFEDVVTKRPVHWVFYTGREAHVMTFEVGAVLEDSKWQAPVYCFHNTTASTDSTSRRLLDGVLKGFKFRV from the exons ATGGCCTTCGCCGACCTAAACCTTCTGAAGCCCCTGTCCAAGATcatcctcttcctcttcctctgcCTCGTTCTCATTTTCACTTCTTCACTCGGCTTCTGCAAACCCACACTCGACAAAGACCCGACCCCAACCCCATGGCCGCTCCAATTCCACTCCATCCTGGTGATGAACTATAGTGGAATTCTGCAGGTAATCGACCTCTGGTACGACTGGCCCAATGGAAGAAACTTCAACATAATTCAGCACCAGCTTGGTAATGTCCTCTATGACCTTGAGTGGAACAATGGCACTTCCTTCTTTTACACCCTCGATTCCTCCAAAACCTGCAGTAGTGCACACGTTGAGGTTGGGATTTTACGCCCCAACTGGCTAGAGGGTGCTACGTACTTGGGTCAGCAACACGTGGATGGGTTCCTTTGCAATGTGTGGGAGAAGGTCGAATTTATCTGGTATTTTGAGGATGTTGTCACTAAGAGGCCCGTTCATTGGGTCTTCTACACGG GGAGGGAGGCACATGTGATGACATTTGAAGTGGGAGCAGTTCTTGAGGATTCCAAGTGGCAAGCCCCCGTCTACTGCTTTCACAACACCACCGCCTCAACTGATTCCACTAGCCGCAGATTGCTGGATGGAGTTCTCAAAG GATTTAAGTTTAGAGTTTGA